A portion of the bacterium genome contains these proteins:
- a CDS encoding ATPase, T2SS/T4P/T4SS family, with the protein MTLITNDIQERLSKLLVEEGLLRAEVVTESLEKSRQLEKTFIAYLLENKILDNEVIVHAISYVSGIPYVNLENTTIPQDILDLVTLEVAERNMAVPIAEVQGRLAVAMLDATNIQAVDYLTTLVGRSLKVFMASENSIRHILGQYKTDLSGVDQIADKIDQQESVAEQAKRSVQTIVEDSPISKALNTILEYAVRAKASDIHIEPLEKSLKIRCRIDGVLREIMNLPKSIEPALVSRIKILSNLKIDEHRVPQDGQFAVAVSNKEVDLRIAISPVVWGEQVVIRLLDKTGNSFDLEEMGYAGRALRSIRKGIAAPNGMVLTSGPTGSGKSTSLYALIKEIKDDSINIITLEDPVEYKMDGVNQIQVNAEVGLTFSAGLRSILRLDPDVVMVGEIRDGETANLGVQAALTGHLVFSTLHTNSAAGILPRLIDMGIEPFLIASTVNTIIGQRLVRRVAPQRNTYQSSPMETQSIMETVGHLLPKTPEEVEKVSADLGYKNLPLAGQESYTLVKGRDTPQTPNGYLGRAGIYEVMDVSENIKNLIIKRAPAHEVQKVAMAEGMITMRQDGYLKALTGITTIEEVNRVASDVA; encoded by the coding sequence ATGACTTTAATTACTAACGATATACAGGAAAGATTATCTAAGCTCCTTGTTGAAGAGGGGCTGCTTCGCGCTGAGGTTGTAACTGAATCGTTGGAAAAGTCGCGCCAACTAGAAAAAACTTTTATAGCTTATCTTCTTGAAAATAAAATTCTTGACAATGAGGTTATTGTTCATGCAATTTCTTATGTTTCTGGAATTCCTTATGTTAATCTCGAAAATACGACTATCCCACAAGATATTTTAGATTTGGTGACTTTGGAGGTCGCTGAGCGAAATATGGCAGTGCCGATCGCTGAAGTTCAAGGGCGTCTTGCGGTGGCGATGCTTGATGCTACCAATATTCAGGCTGTTGATTATTTGACTACGCTTGTTGGCAGGTCGCTGAAAGTCTTTATGGCGAGTGAAAATTCTATTCGTCATATTTTAGGGCAATACAAAACAGACCTCTCTGGTGTTGACCAGATTGCGGATAAGATTGATCAGCAGGAATCTGTAGCGGAGCAGGCTAAAAGAAGCGTTCAGACAATTGTTGAAGATAGCCCGATTTCCAAGGCTCTTAACACTATTTTGGAATATGCAGTTCGCGCAAAGGCTTCCGATATTCATATCGAACCATTAGAGAAATCGCTCAAAATTCGTTGTCGTATTGATGGCGTCCTTCGAGAAATTATGAATTTGCCTAAGTCTATCGAGCCGGCTCTTGTCTCTCGAATCAAGATTTTGTCCAATCTCAAAATTGACGAACACCGCGTGCCTCAAGATGGTCAATTTGCTGTTGCGGTTTCGAATAAAGAAGTCGACCTTCGTATTGCGATTTCTCCAGTAGTCTGGGGTGAGCAAGTGGTGATTCGTCTTTTGGACAAGACTGGTAACTCTTTTGACTTAGAGGAGATGGGCTATGCAGGTCGCGCGCTTCGCTCTATTAGAAAGGGCATTGCTGCGCCTAACGGAATGGTTTTGACATCTGGTCCAACAGGTAGCGGTAAGTCGACTTCGCTTTATGCTTTGATTAAAGAGATTAAGGACGATAGCATCAATATTATTACGCTTGAAGATCCAGTTGAGTATAAGATGGATGGTGTTAATCAGATTCAGGTTAATGCAGAAGTTGGGCTAACTTTTTCTGCTGGGCTCCGCTCGATCTTGCGTCTTGACCCAGATGTGGTGATGGTCGGAGAAATTCGTGACGGCGAAACCGCCAATCTTGGCGTTCAGGCCGCACTTACCGGTCACCTTGTGTTCTCGACGCTTCACACCAACTCGGCGGCGGGAATTTTGCCTCGCCTCATTGATATGGGGATTGAGCCGTTTTTGATTGCTTCAACCGTTAACACTATCATCGGTCAGCGTCTTGTGAGAAGGGTGGCGCCACAGCGCAACACCTATCAGTCGAGTCCAATGGAAACGCAAAGTATTATGGAAACAGTTGGTCATCTTCTACCTAAAACTCCAGAAGAAGTGGAAAAAGTTTCCGCAGACCTTGGGTATAAAAATCTGCCTCTCGCAGGTCAGGAGTCTTACACTTTGGTCAAAGGTAGAGATACGCCTCAAACACCAAATGGCTATCTGGGGCGCGCTGGAATATATGAAGTCATGGATGTGAGTGAAAATATCAAGAACTTAATCATTAAACGCGCACCAGCTCATGAAGTTCAGAAGGTTGCTATGGCGGAAGGCATGATCACGATGCGCCAAGATGGTTATCTCAAAGCGCTAACTGGAATTACGACAATTGAAGAAGTTAATCGCGTCGCCTCGGACGTCGCATAA